ATCGGGCGGGCAGTGGACAGCGTGGAGCTGTTTCCGGCCTCCGAAGGCTTCCTGGCCTTCCAGGACGAGCCCGGCAACCCCGGCCTGCTCTTGCTGCTGGATGCCGGTATCTTCTTCGAGTTTGTGCCCGCCGAGCGGTTTTTCGAGCCCAACCCGCCCCGCCTCACCCTGGCCGAGGTGGAGCTGGACCAGCAGTACGCCTTGGTACTCAGCTCTAACGCCGGCCTCTGGGGCTACAGCCTCGGCGACACGGTGCGCTTCGTCAGCAAATACCCGTTCCGCGTCGTCGTCACGGGCCGCATCAAGCATTTTCTGTCGGCCTTCGGGGAGCATGTCATCGGCGAAGAAGTGGAGCAAACCCTGCGCGCCGCCATGCAGCAGCACCCGGAGGTGGAGGTAGTAGAATTCACCGTGGCCCCGCGCGTGAGCGACGACCCCGCTGTGCCTTCCCGCCACGAGTGGCTTATCGAATTCGCCCGCCCGCCCCACGATGCCGCCGCCTTTGCCGCCGCCCTCGACACCGGCCTGCGCCAGCGCAACGTTTACTACGACGACCTACTCAGCGGCCACATCCTGGCCCCGCTGCAACTCACGCCCCTACCCACCGGCGCCTTCCAGCGCTACATGAAAAGCCAGGGCAAGCTCGGCGGCCAGAACAAAGTACCGCGGCTGAGTAATGACCGGACGCTGGCCAAGGGGTTACTTGCGGCGGGGTAAGGTGCCGAGGGCGTGGCTTACGCTCTTTATTTGCGCCAGCCGCATTTGATCATCCCTTAAAGCACAGCGTTACAATTTTAACTGTAATGTTCACCCTACTACTAAACTGGTTGCTGTCATTCGGTACTGTGGCATCACCGGCCCCTGGATTCCCAGATGCTCCTGTTATCACTGAAGCCTCGGTGGGCAAGGCCAGGATAGGAATGCCAACAGTTGAATTGCGTAGGTTGTACAAAGGCTGCACGTTTGTGCGAGTCTACGTGGCCAGGTACGGATGGTATGGGGAAGGAGACGAGCCTAAGGGAATTCAAGTTAGCCAAGGCACCCAGCCGCTGTTCGTATACTTCGAGGACTGGGAAAAGCCCGGCAGGATTAGCGGCCTGACTGCCCTGCATCCTACCTATCGAACTCGAAAGAATATTGGCGTGGGCTCTACTTCCGGGGCGCTACGAGTGGCGTTTCCGTCTATCAAAGTTGGACTGGACCCGATGGATGACTACGGGCAGAACTTGCAGATGGCTTCTTTAGATGGCAGTGCCATCACATATACTTTCGCTCGGCAGAAGAACATTGGTAGGTACACGGATGAGGTATTTGAGTCTCCTATCATAGTTACTACCGCCAAAATTTCCTGGATTACTGTTTTTCCGAAGAACGGCCAGAAAAACTAACGTCTCCTTTTGCTTGCATGTAGTCACTAAGCTCTGCCTTCACGCCGCCGCTTAGCCTACATGCTACAGCGCATAGTTGCGAAGCTGCCCTACCTGATCAATAATAGGACGCAGGTGAAGGCTAATAGCCCAGCAGGTATAAAACCCGTATCTTACCTTATGCTCCGCCTCGACCGAACCGCCACTCGCAAAACCACCCTCCACCATGACCAGGACGCCGAGGACGTGGCGTATTGGCTGACCAAAACCCCGCAGGAGCGACTGGCAGCATTGGAGCATCTGCGGGCTACTTCTCTCTGGTTCTATTACCGCCATGACCCTAGCCAATTCCCTGGACCAAGACTACAAAGAGTTTATCGAGTTATTAAACGCGCATAATGTGCACTATATGGTAGTGGGCGGCTATGCGGTGGCCTACCACGGCTACGTACGCCACACCGGTGATATAAACATATGGGTTGAAATAGACCCCGATAACGCGGCGCGCCTGGTGCAGGTAATGCGGGCTTTCGGCTTTGGCAATCTGTACAAAGAGGCGGATTTCTTGCAACGCGGAGGTATTATACAGCTTGGCGTTGCACCCATCCGCATCGATATTCTGAGTGAGGTCGATGGGGTACAGTTCACTGACTGTTTTGCGGCGTGTGAGCCTACTGTCTGGGACGGAGTAGCCATTAACTTTATCAGCCTGGCAGATTTACGGAAAAATAAAGCCAGCACTGGCCGCGCGAAAGATGCCGTTGATTTAAAGCAGCTGGATAAAGTAAAGCGTAAGCCGGGCACCCACTAACCCATGCGCCTCGCCTTCGACCTCGACAATACGCTTATTCGCTGTGGCTATGACTTTCCATTGGACCAGCCGCGCTGGCCACTGTTAGCGCGTTTGCTGGGTGAAGAAGAGCTGCGTCAGGGAATAGCAGAGGCCGTTGCCCACTGCCAACAGCACGGTTGGGAAATATGGGTGTATACTACGTCTTACCGCAGTGCGTGGCATATTCGGCGGTTATTTTGGCTGCACGGCATCCGGCTGCATGGCGTTGTGAATCAGCAACGTCACAACCGACACGTACGGGTCAGTTGTACCAAGCATCCGCCTACTTTCGGCATTGATCTGCTGGTCGATGACTCTGAAGGCGTACGGCTGGAAGGAGAGCGGCACGGCTTCGAGGTGGTAATAGTCAGCCCGCAGAATGAGAAGTGGGTGGAGCAAGTAAAGGCCGCCTTGCTGCACCACAGCTCGACCAAGGCCATTTGAGCTGGCAGCGTCGAAAAAATCGGAGGGCTAAGGCCATAGGGCAGCTAAAAAAGTGCGCCGAAAATTGGCGGAAAGCGGAACGGAGCCCGCCGCAGTTGCAAAAACTGCCAGCCACGGCTAGTCGTGGTCTGCAAATGGGGTGCATAAGGCACTTTTCGCAACTGCTGGGTTCCAGCGGCTTCTGAGGCCGTTGGCGCCGCCCGGAGGCTGAGGGTAGCTTTGATTGGTAGGCCGGAATGTCTGCCGGCCGGTCACCGTACTTATTGCTCAGCCGCCATGAAAACCGTTTACCTCAGTGCCCTGCTGTGCGGGGCCAGTGCCGCCTACGGCCAAACCACCGCCATCAAGACCAACCTGCTGAGCCCCGTTGTGCGGGCCGGCAGCGTGGCCCTGGAGCGGCAACTGAAACCGGGCACTTCATTGCAGCTCCATGCCTTTTACACGCCGGGTACTGGCCGGATACTGGGCGGTACTCGTGTGGAAGGTTACGGCATCACGCCGGAGCTACGGTTTTATGTGGGCGGCCAGCAGCTGACCGGCTTCTACCTCGGGCCTTACCTGCGCTACCAGCAGTTTCGGGTGGTGGAGAAGCTGGAGCCCTGCGACAGCTGGTTTGGCGCGTCCGGTAACTGCGCCACCTGGGGCCAGCCCACGGAGCGGCGGGGTACGTTGCGGGCGTTTGGCGTGGGCATTCTGTTTGGGAGACAGTGGCGGGTAGGGCAGCACTTCATCCTCGACCCGTTCGTAGGCCTGGGCTTCAACGGCAGCGTGGCGGAGACAACCGATTCGTTTGAGAATGACTTCGACAATACCGAGCTCTACAATGGCCTGGAACCCCGGCTGGGCCTGGCTATAGGAGTGGCGTTCTGACCAAAGGCAGCCATCTGAAGCTGCCAATTGCCCGGCAGCGGCTTTCTTTGCGGCCGTGTCCGACCTCAAACCCCACCTTCACGCCGCCTGCCTGGCCTACGTGCAGCAGCGCATAGCTGCGGCCCAGCAGGCCATGCAGGCCGCCCAGGAATCGGCCAACTCCGAGACCAAGAGCAGTGCCGGCGACAAGTACGAAACCGGCCGCGCCATGGCCCACGAGGAGCGCAACCGCAACGCCGTGCAGCTGCAAGAGGCCCTGAAGCTGCACGCCGAGCTGGAGCGCCTCAACCCCGCCGCGCCCTGCGACACCGTGCGGCCCGGTGCCCTGGTCGAAACCTCGCTGGGACGGTTCTACGTGAGCATCAGCGCCGGCAAGCTGGTGGTAGATGGGCAGGAGGTATTTGCCGTGTCGCCGGCCGCGCCGGTGATGGCCGCGCTGGCGGGCAAGCGGGCCGGGGAGCAGGCTGTGTTCAATGGCAAACCAGTGCGGATAACGGCTATTCGGTAGTAAACCTTCGACGCTTCTCGAGTGGCGTGACCCAAGCTCCGGGATGCGCAGCTGACGGCATTGTTCCCTACACAGCCCAATGGGGCCACGCAGCTTACCTACGGCTCGTGTACCTGATGTGCAGCTGCCCGGTGCTGGCCGAGCTGACCCAGGCCCGCAACCGGCAGCTGCAAGCCTGGGTGACGGGTACCGAGGAAGGCGACGTGTGCCGCGGCTCGGTGCGGCTGAAAAAATAGCGGAGCCGGCGCGGGTTGTACCTTTGCCGGCATACCAAGTTTTTCAATGCCTTCCGCTACGTTTCCTAAACGAATTACCTTGCTGGGCTCCACCGGCTCCATCGGCACGCAGGCCCTGAACGTGGTGCGCGCCCAGCCGGGCCGGTTTACCATCACGGCGCTGTCGGCCCACTCCAACGCCGAGCTGCTGATTCAGCAGGCCCAGGAGTTTCGGCCCGCCGCCGTGGTTATCGGCGACGAAAGCAAGCTGGGCCAGGTGCGCGCTGCCCTGGCCCACCAGCCCGAAACCGAGGTGCTGGCCGGCCCCGCCGCCCTAGCCGACGTGGCCGCCCGCCCCGACGCCGACATCGTGCTGACGGCCATGGTGGGTTACGCCGGCCTGCTGCCCACAGTGCGCGCCATCCAGGCCGGCAAAGACATTGCCCTGGCCAACAAGGAAACCCTGGTAGTAGCCGGCCAGCTCATCACCGACCTGGTGCGCCAGCACGGCGTCCGCCTACTGCCCGTCGATTCGGAGCACTCGGCCATCTTTCAGTGCCTGGTAGGGGAGGAGCAGAACCCGATTGAGAAAATCATCCTTACGGCCTCGGGCGGGCCGTTCCGAGGCCGCAGCCGCGAGCAGCTGGCCCAGGTTACGAAGGCCCAGGCCCTGAAGCACCCCAACTGGGACATGGGCGCCAAAATCACCATCGACTCGGCCTCGCTCATGAACAAGGGCCTGGAGGTGATTGAGGCCAAGTGGCTGTTTGGGCTGCGCAACGAGCAGATTGACGTGGTGGTGCACCCGCAGAGCATCATCCACTCCCTGGTGCAGTTCGAGGACGGCTCCCTGAAGGCCCAGCTCGGCCTACCCGACATGAAGCTGCCCATCCAGTACGCCCTGGGCTACCCCCAGCGCCTGCCCAACGAGTTTCCGCGTTTCTCTTTCCTGGACTATCCCCAGCTCACCTTTGAGCCCGCCGATACGGGCACGTTCCGCAACCTGGCCCTGGCCTTTGAGGCCATGCGCCAGGCTGGCAACGCGCCCTGCATCCTCAATGCTGCCAACGAAGTAGCCGTGGCCGCCTTCCTGCGCGACGAAATCGGCTTCCTGGAAATGTCGGAGGTGGTGGAAACGAGCCTCGCGCGGGTTTCGTACCTTGCCGCTCCCTCACTCGACGACTACGTGCTGACCGACCAGGAAACGCGCCGCGTGGCCCAGGAACTGGCCCGCGCCCGCGCTGTCTGACCCATCGGCACTTCTGTGGGCGCCGGTGCGTTGTTTGTGTCATTCCGAGCACAGCGAGGAATCTGGCACGCTGACGCGTGAATGGTTAAGACCGTCGTGCTGAGCCCCGCGAAGCATCTCTACCGCTTCGTCTGGGGCTTGTTCAACGAAGCGGGAGAGATGCTTCGACTTCGCCTCCGGCTGCGCTCAGCATGACTGTTTACCTGTTACCATTTACCTGTTACCTCATCACCTCCTCCCTTCATCACCTCATTCACCTAAAATTCCCTCATTCCTTTGGAAGGATTTATCATGGCCGGGCAAATGCTGCTGGGCCTCTCCATTCTGGTGGGCTTGCACGAGTTCGGACACTTTGCGGCGGCCAAATACTTCAAGATTCGGGTCGATAAGTTTTACATCTTCTTCGACTTCCTGTTTCCGCTGCCCAACGTCCTCAACTTCGCCCTCTTCAAAAAGAAAATCGGCGAGACGGAGTACGGCCTGGGCTGGTTCCCGCTGGGTGGCTACGTGGCCATCCACGGCATGATCGACGAAACCCAGGACGCCAACAGCTTGGCCGCCGAGCCCCAGCCCAACGAGTTCCGGGCCAAACCGGCCTGGCAGCGCCTCATTGTAATGCTGGGCGGCATCATCATGAACGTCATCACCGGCATCGTCATCTTCTCCCTGCTCACCTACACCCAGGGCGAAAGCTACCTGCCAGCATCGGAGGTGCGCTACGGGGTGGTACCTAACGACCTGGGCAAGGCTATTGGCTTCCGGCAGGGCGACAAAATCGTGAAAATCAATGGCCGCCCGTTCCAGGAGTTCAACGACGTGTACAGCCCCGACGTGGTGCTGGGCACCAACGCCTACTACACCGTAGACCGTGCCGGGCAGCTCGTGGATATTCCGGTGCCCGCCAACTTCATGGACCGCCTCGCCGACGACAAGCAGTCGGGCTTCGTGCTGCCTCTGGACCCCTTTGTGGTAAAGGAAGTAGTAGGCAGCAGCCCTGCTGCCCGCGCCGGCCTGCAACCCAACGACCGGATTCTCCAGGTCGGCGGCCAGAAGATTCAGTTTTTCCCCGAGTTGCAACAGGCCCTC
This region of Hymenobacter sp. YIM 151500-1 genomic DNA includes:
- a CDS encoding DUF3575 domain-containing protein yields the protein MKTVYLSALLCGASAAYGQTTAIKTNLLSPVVRAGSVALERQLKPGTSLQLHAFYTPGTGRILGGTRVEGYGITPELRFYVGGQQLTGFYLGPYLRYQQFRVVEKLEPCDSWFGASGNCATWGQPTERRGTLRAFGVGILFGRQWRVGQHFILDPFVGLGFNGSVAETTDSFENDFDNTELYNGLEPRLGLAIGVAF
- a CDS encoding 3-oxoacyl-ACP synthase, whose translation is MSDLKPHLHAACLAYVQQRIAAAQQAMQAAQESANSETKSSAGDKYETGRAMAHEERNRNAVQLQEALKLHAELERLNPAAPCDTVRPGALVETSLGRFYVSISAGKLVVDGQEVFAVSPAAPVMAALAGKRAGEQAVFNGKPVRITAIR
- a CDS encoding 1-deoxy-D-xylulose-5-phosphate reductoisomerase, whose translation is MPSATFPKRITLLGSTGSIGTQALNVVRAQPGRFTITALSAHSNAELLIQQAQEFRPAAVVIGDESKLGQVRAALAHQPETEVLAGPAALADVAARPDADIVLTAMVGYAGLLPTVRAIQAGKDIALANKETLVVAGQLITDLVRQHGVRLLPVDSEHSAIFQCLVGEEQNPIEKIILTASGGPFRGRSREQLAQVTKAQALKHPNWDMGAKITIDSASLMNKGLEVIEAKWLFGLRNEQIDVVVHPQSIIHSLVQFEDGSLKAQLGLPDMKLPIQYALGYPQRLPNEFPRFSFLDYPQLTFEPADTGTFRNLALAFEAMRQAGNAPCILNAANEVAVAAFLRDEIGFLEMSEVVETSLARVSYLAAPSLDDYVLTDQETRRVAQELARARAV
- the rseP gene encoding RIP metalloprotease RseP, whose product is MEGFIMAGQMLLGLSILVGLHEFGHFAAAKYFKIRVDKFYIFFDFLFPLPNVLNFALFKKKIGETEYGLGWFPLGGYVAIHGMIDETQDANSLAAEPQPNEFRAKPAWQRLIVMLGGIIMNVITGIVIFSLLTYTQGESYLPASEVRYGVVPNDLGKAIGFRQGDKIVKINGRPFQEFNDVYSPDVVLGTNAYYTVDRAGQLVDIPVPANFMDRLADDKQSGFVLPLDPFVVKEVVGSSPAARAGLQPNDRILQVGGQKIQFFPELQQALKQAAGKTTPLLVERGGQPVTLRVNVDEDGKIGFMPKSLLRYATREYGLLESIPVGTKQAFGVVTTQMKAFGKIFSGEASFRKSIGGPIEIAQQYGGKWDWLRFWTLTGLLSMVLAFMNLLPIPALDGGHVVFLLYEIIAGRKPSDKFLENAQRVGMMLILGLMAFTLIINPILKKLAL